Proteins encoded by one window of Methanothermobacter thermautotrophicus:
- the cbiQ gene encoding cobalt ECF transporter T component CbiQ, producing the protein MNISVDYYAHNNSLRESSTGFKMALCIITMIISVISPTPVIPAIVAVLMTLIILFVADIPASYYLRFSAVPLGFGVLTLVLMTFFFGVDPAATIMGLTVYSDGLQTGILVFSRIMGGFSCLAFLALTTPVNEIFHELGRLGVPPALTEIALLMYRSIFVFLEEASIMYHAQDTRLGYSGLRNSYRSLGLLAGNLFIRSWLRGETVYRSMESRCYMGSMPALRKKSMGLRGMAMIILFDGLLVTGLLFTSGAWL; encoded by the coding sequence ATGAACATCTCCGTTGACTACTATGCACATAACAACAGCCTGAGGGAAAGCAGTACGGGCTTCAAGATGGCCCTGTGCATAATTACAATGATAATATCAGTGATATCACCCACACCAGTGATCCCCGCCATCGTGGCGGTTTTAATGACCCTCATCATCCTCTTTGTAGCGGATATACCTGCATCATACTACCTGAGGTTTTCAGCGGTTCCTTTAGGCTTTGGAGTTTTAACCCTTGTCCTCATGACCTTCTTCTTCGGCGTGGACCCTGCAGCAACCATCATGGGTCTCACAGTGTACAGTGACGGTCTGCAGACAGGGATACTTGTATTCTCAAGGATCATGGGGGGATTCTCCTGCCTGGCATTCCTCGCCCTCACAACACCTGTGAATGAGATCTTCCATGAACTTGGAAGGCTTGGAGTGCCACCAGCCCTCACCGAGATAGCCCTCCTAATGTACAGGTCAATCTTTGTCTTCCTTGAGGAGGCATCGATAATGTACCATGCCCAGGATACAAGGCTCGGATACAGCGGCCTTCGAAACTCCTACAGGTCCCTGGGACTACTTGCAGGCAACCTATTTATAAGGTCATGGCTCAGGGGTGAGACAGTCTACCGTTCCATGGAGTCACGATGCTACATGGGATCCATGCCGGCACTGAGAAAGAAGTCAATGGGGTTGAGGGGTATGGCCATGATCATCCTTTTTGACGGTCTCCTTGTGACTGGTCTCCTCTTCACTTCAGGTGCTTGGCTATGA
- a CDS encoding ATP-binding cassette domain-containing protein has product MRIIEAVDIRYTYPDGTEALRGINFHAERGEVVALLGPNGAGKSTLFLHFNGILQPTSGKIMIEGEELDYSKSGLIKARQKVGIVFQNPDDQLFAPRVDEDVAFGPLNMGLPEDEVEERVRDALQKVGMQGYESKPPHHLSGGEKKRVAIAGILAMKPDIMVLDEPTSGLDPRGASQIIRLLHTLNEEGMTIIISTHDVDLAPLYSDRIYVINDGEIISTGTPAEVFSDIDTIRGANLRLPRIAHLVEILQKEDELPFEEPYPLTIGEARRKLLNQLR; this is encoded by the coding sequence ATGAGGATTATTGAGGCAGTAGATATCAGATACACATACCCGGACGGTACAGAGGCCCTCCGGGGGATCAACTTCCATGCAGAGAGGGGGGAGGTTGTGGCGCTCCTGGGACCGAACGGGGCAGGTAAATCCACCCTGTTCCTCCACTTCAATGGAATACTTCAGCCAACCAGCGGAAAGATAATGATAGAGGGAGAGGAGCTTGACTACAGCAAATCAGGGCTGATTAAAGCCCGTCAGAAGGTCGGAATAGTTTTCCAGAACCCTGATGACCAGTTATTCGCACCAAGGGTGGATGAGGACGTTGCCTTTGGACCCCTCAACATGGGTCTCCCTGAGGATGAAGTTGAGGAGAGGGTAAGGGACGCACTCCAGAAGGTGGGTATGCAGGGATATGAGAGCAAACCACCCCATCACCTCAGTGGCGGTGAGAAGAAGAGGGTTGCAATAGCAGGTATACTCGCAATGAAGCCTGATATAATGGTTCTGGATGAACCAACCTCTGGCCTTGACCCAAGGGGCGCCTCCCAGATCATCAGGCTACTCCATACCCTCAACGAGGAGGGCATGACAATAATCATATCAACCCATGACGTTGACCTCGCCCCCCTCTACTCCGACAGAATATATGTAATAAATGATGGTGAGATAATAAGTACAGGGACACCTGCCGAGGTATTCTCAGATATCGATACCATCCGGGGGGCCAACCTCCGTCTTCCAAGGATAGCCCACCTAGTTGAGATCCTCCAGAAGGAGGATGAACTCCCCTTTGAGGAGCCCTACCCACTGACAATAGGTGAGGCCAGGAGGAAACTCCTTAACCAGCTCAGGTAG
- the ribC gene encoding riboflavin synthase has translation MKVGICDTTFARYDMGGAAIDELKKHATGIRIIRRTVPGIKDLPVACKKLIEEEGCEMVMALGMPGPQEKDKVCAHEASTGLIQAQLMTNTHILEVFVHEDEEDDPEELKVLADNRAREHAQNLIMMLFKPDRLTREAGMGLREGKPDAGPL, from the coding sequence ATAAAGGTCGGGATCTGCGATACAACCTTTGCAAGGTACGATATGGGCGGAGCTGCAATCGATGAGCTGAAGAAACACGCTACAGGTATAAGGATCATAAGGAGAACCGTGCCCGGGATAAAGGACCTTCCAGTTGCCTGCAAGAAACTCATAGAGGAGGAGGGCTGTGAAATGGTCATGGCCCTCGGGATGCCAGGGCCCCAGGAAAAGGATAAGGTCTGCGCCCATGAGGCATCCACTGGCCTCATACAGGCCCAGCTCATGACGAACACCCACATACTTGAGGTATTTGTCCATGAGGATGAGGAGGATGACCCTGAGGAACTGAAGGTCCTTGCTGATAACAGGGCAAGGGAACATGCCCAGAACCTCATCATGATGCTCTTTAAACCAGATAGGCTTACACGCGAGGCAGGCATGGGTCTGCGTGAGGGCAAACCTGATGCCGGACCACTTTAA
- a CDS encoding flavodoxin family protein → MVKVIGICGSPRKNGNTEILLREALDAAEEAGAETELVRLAGLDINPCRACDSCKETGECDIDDDLNRVVELVASAHGIIIGSPVYFGSVTAQTKMFMDRTRPLRSKFRLADKVGGAVTVGGSRNGGQETACSDIHNFFLIHEAAVVGDASPTAHYGGTGVGGAKGESASDQAGIETSRNLGRRVALLAARIHG, encoded by the coding sequence ATGGTTAAGGTCATTGGAATCTGTGGAAGTCCAAGAAAGAATGGTAATACTGAGATACTCCTGAGGGAGGCCCTTGATGCCGCTGAGGAGGCCGGTGCAGAGACAGAACTTGTGAGACTAGCAGGCCTTGATATAAATCCCTGCAGGGCATGTGACTCATGCAAGGAGACAGGTGAATGCGACATCGACGATGACCTCAACAGGGTGGTTGAACTTGTGGCATCAGCCCACGGGATAATTATAGGTAGCCCCGTCTACTTTGGTTCAGTGACAGCCCAGACCAAGATGTTCATGGACAGGACCCGACCCCTCAGGAGCAAATTCAGACTGGCAGACAAAGTTGGGGGTGCTGTGACCGTCGGGGGCTCACGAAATGGCGGCCAGGAAACTGCATGCAGTGACATTCACAACTTCTTCCTTATACATGAGGCAGCTGTTGTGGGGGACGCCTCACCCACTGCACACTATGGAGGAACCGGTGTAGGCGGTGCAAAGGGCGAATCAGCCAGTGACCAGGCAGGTATTGAAACATCAAGGAACCTTGGAAGGAGGGTCGCCCTCCTGGCAGCAAGGATCCATGGATGA
- a CDS encoding glycosyltransferase family 2 protein: protein MAGHRQKDVAVVVPVYNEEKTVAGVIESLLDRGYRVIAVDDGSRDSTPEILAGMSSEREGLSVYTHVINRGLGAALRTGLRAAVGEGASYIVTFDADGQHDPDDIEGVIEPLMEGEADVVIGSREFSEMPLSRSIGNTIMNLLTLLFYGCRVSDSQSGLRAFTARAASLMDIKSRGYGVSSEIIGEIHRNGLRMREVKIKTIYTPETISKGTGTSVGIRILLRLILNMLRRV from the coding sequence ATGGCGGGACACAGGCAAAAGGATGTTGCAGTGGTTGTACCGGTATACAATGAGGAGAAGACCGTGGCTGGTGTGATAGAATCCCTCCTTGACAGGGGATACCGGGTTATAGCCGTTGATGACGGCTCAAGGGATTCAACCCCAGAAATACTTGCAGGAATGTCCTCTGAAAGGGAGGGTTTATCTGTTTACACCCATGTAATAAACAGGGGCCTCGGAGCAGCCCTCAGGACAGGTTTACGGGCGGCTGTGGGTGAAGGGGCCTCATACATCGTCACATTCGATGCCGATGGACAGCATGACCCTGATGATATTGAGGGTGTTATCGAACCCCTCATGGAGGGAGAGGCCGATGTGGTGATAGGGAGCAGGGAATTCTCTGAGATGCCCCTTTCAAGGAGCATCGGGAACACAATAATGAACCTGCTCACCCTCCTCTTCTATGGCTGCAGGGTCTCAGATTCCCAGTCCGGTCTGAGGGCCTTCACTGCCAGGGCAGCATCACTTATGGATATAAAGAGCAGGGGTTACGGTGTTTCATCTGAGATAATAGGTGAGATACACAGAAATGGCCTCAGGATGAGGGAGGTTAAAATAAAAACGATATACACCCCTGAGACCATATCCAAGGGTACCGGTACATCAGTGGGTATAAGGATACTCCTGAGGCTGATACTGAACATGCTTAGAAGGGTTTAA
- a CDS encoding DUF2304 domain-containing protein — MIYQVLGIVIGIAGIIVSFARFRESRTSPGGLLLWLILWVSVIMFSLNPPLSTRIANILGIGRGLDFLLIIGILGAYYILFRIYLMVDRIQQDITELVHEIALREHDD; from the coding sequence ATGATATACCAGGTTCTTGGAATTGTTATTGGGATTGCAGGTATAATTGTATCCTTTGCAAGGTTCAGGGAGTCAAGGACATCGCCGGGGGGCCTCCTCCTCTGGCTGATACTATGGGTTTCGGTCATAATGTTCTCACTCAACCCGCCATTATCAACCAGGATAGCCAACATCCTTGGTATCGGGCGTGGACTTGATTTTCTCCTCATAATAGGCATACTGGGTGCATATTACATCCTTTTCAGGATATACCTGATGGTTGACAGGATTCAGCAGGATATAACCGAGCTTGTGCATGAAATCGCCCTCAGGGAACATGATGATTGA
- a CDS encoding glycosyltransferase family 4 protein produces MRICIVTEYFPGGEELNIRGGAEACAFNEALKLSEKHEVTVLTSRTPENPENYSCGNMEVICCGPVRSYVQAGSITGRLSFMLSAYREGLKLDPDAVIGYNFITHPVAWRIAGKRDAAALARYHDVWIGEWVRNIGASGILGEVLERYTLSRRFDRIVAVSEYTAGKILERYPWQKVSVVHNMVDFRAPDVRKTSTPSIACVSRLVEYKRIQDLIRAVSVIREKFPDIRCRIIGTGPMEENLRGLAHRLGVEDNLEFMGFVEKHSDVLEVIAGSWVFCLPSVVEGFGIVIVEAMGCGTPFVAARIPPVMEASQGRGGIFFEPGDWRDLADKLELLLSSRELHGRLTSEAADVFMDYSADSIGAKLEAVLREVTGRDE; encoded by the coding sequence ATGAGGATATGCATCGTTACAGAGTACTTCCCGGGAGGCGAGGAACTGAACATCAGGGGCGGTGCAGAGGCCTGCGCCTTCAATGAGGCCCTTAAACTGTCAGAGAAACATGAAGTAACGGTACTGACATCAAGGACCCCTGAAAACCCTGAAAACTACAGCTGCGGGAACATGGAGGTTATCTGCTGCGGCCCTGTAAGGTCCTATGTGCAGGCGGGTTCCATCACGGGAAGGCTGTCCTTCATGTTATCAGCCTACCGGGAGGGATTGAAGCTTGACCCTGACGCGGTGATTGGCTACAACTTCATAACCCACCCGGTGGCATGGAGGATAGCAGGAAAAAGGGATGCCGCGGCACTGGCCCGCTACCATGACGTCTGGATCGGTGAGTGGGTGAGGAACATAGGGGCCTCGGGCATACTCGGGGAGGTGCTTGAGAGGTACACCCTCTCACGGAGGTTCGACCGTATAGTGGCTGTATCTGAGTATACAGCAGGCAAGATCCTTGAGAGGTATCCCTGGCAGAAGGTCTCGGTTGTCCATAACATGGTCGACTTCAGGGCACCGGATGTCCGGAAGACCAGCACACCGTCAATTGCATGCGTATCACGCCTCGTTGAATACAAGAGGATACAGGACCTCATAAGGGCGGTCTCGGTGATAAGGGAGAAGTTCCCTGATATCAGGTGCAGGATAATCGGCACAGGCCCCATGGAGGAGAATTTAAGGGGCCTTGCACATAGACTTGGTGTTGAGGATAACCTTGAGTTCATGGGCTTCGTTGAGAAACACTCGGATGTACTGGAGGTTATAGCAGGGTCATGGGTCTTCTGCCTTCCAAGTGTGGTTGAGGGCTTCGGAATAGTTATAGTGGAGGCAATGGGATGCGGAACACCCTTTGTGGCTGCCAGGATACCCCCAGTGATGGAGGCAAGCCAGGGGAGGGGTGGAATTTTCTTTGAACCCGGGGACTGGCGTGACCTTGCAGATAAGCTTGAACTTTTACTCTCCAGCAGGGAGCTCCACGGGAGATTAACCTCTGAGGCCGCAGATGTTTTCATGGACTACAGTGCAGATTCCATAGGGGCAAAACTTGAGGCTGTACTTAGGGAGGTCACAGGAAGGGATGAATGA
- a CDS encoding (Fe-S)-binding protein, translating to MVIYFRGCLARERLHGISRATERILESSGLKYRVLEEESCCGSVLLRTGFLEEAETQIKRTGSMLDGEDVVVSCAGCYRTLSKDYSERGYDITVKHISQLIWDLMAEGAIEFEGTDMKVTYHDPCHLSRHSDERDASRDILMELTDFKEMENHGRDSRCCGAGGGLRSAHPDVSASVASSRIEEAERTGADVLCTSCPFCRLNLESGSMRVMDITELLSELIRRRNVE from the coding sequence ATGGTCATCTATTTCAGGGGATGTCTTGCAAGGGAAAGACTTCATGGAATATCCAGGGCCACTGAGAGGATACTGGAATCCTCAGGGCTGAAATACAGGGTACTTGAGGAAGAGTCATGCTGTGGTTCTGTTCTTCTGAGGACGGGGTTCCTTGAGGAGGCAGAGACACAGATCAAGAGGACGGGAAGCATGCTTGATGGAGAGGATGTTGTTGTATCATGTGCCGGATGTTACAGGACCCTCAGCAAGGATTACAGTGAGAGGGGTTATGATATAACCGTTAAACACATATCTCAGCTCATATGGGACCTCATGGCAGAGGGTGCAATTGAATTTGAGGGGACAGACATGAAGGTTACCTATCATGACCCCTGTCACCTCTCACGTCACAGCGATGAAAGGGACGCATCCAGGGATATTCTGATGGAATTAACAGATTTTAAGGAAATGGAAAATCATGGAAGGGACTCCAGATGTTGCGGTGCCGGAGGGGGGCTTCGTTCAGCCCACCCCGATGTATCGGCCTCTGTTGCATCTTCAAGGATAGAGGAGGCCGAGAGGACCGGGGCTGACGTCCTGTGCACCTCCTGCCCCTTCTGCAGGCTCAACCTTGAATCAGGATCCATGAGGGTCATGGATATAACAGAGCTCCTATCGGAACTTATCAGGAGGAGAAACGTTGAATGA
- a CDS encoding LUD domain-containing protein: protein MNESEIRQMRISFSKLNERRLELLDRAEVAELADRVRGIRESSLENLQELISVASESFSENGVEFHLAADGDDACRIIYENLEDDTIAKSKSNTLSEIGLADYLRRRGVEVIETDLGDRILQLAGIEKPAHPVGPALHLGVSEIAAIVRDKLGADIGDDPHEIMAAVRSDILQSIAECDAGITGANSVAASDGSAIIVHNEGNVARLSLMDTHILVFGIDKLVPEIEDAISVVKLETAYATGTRVPSYINVISGPSKTADIEKMLLRGMYGASRVIAVAVDNGRSTAYPEALLCIGCGSCIVSCPVYNTVGNRFGYRGYLGGRGVVMSSFIEGREAAAESGLYMCTLCGLCTEKCPVETPTAEMMERLRGECVAAGMGHPKHLRIAGRILRRGSPL, encoded by the coding sequence TTGAATGAGAGTGAAATCCGCCAGATGAGGATTTCCTTCAGCAAACTCAATGAAAGACGCCTTGAACTTCTGGACAGGGCAGAGGTGGCTGAACTCGCAGACCGTGTCAGGGGGATACGCGAATCCTCCCTTGAGAACCTCCAGGAACTCATATCAGTGGCCTCTGAAAGCTTTTCTGAGAACGGTGTCGAGTTCCACCTTGCAGCGGACGGTGATGATGCCTGCAGGATAATCTATGAGAACCTGGAAGATGACACCATTGCAAAGTCGAAGTCAAACACCCTCTCTGAGATAGGCCTTGCAGATTACCTCAGAAGGAGGGGTGTGGAGGTAATTGAGACGGACCTTGGGGACCGTATACTGCAGCTTGCAGGTATAGAGAAACCTGCACACCCTGTTGGACCTGCCCTCCACCTTGGCGTATCTGAGATAGCAGCTATAGTGCGGGATAAACTCGGAGCTGACATAGGGGATGACCCCCATGAGATAATGGCGGCGGTGAGATCCGACATACTCCAGTCCATCGCTGAGTGCGATGCAGGGATAACAGGCGCCAATTCTGTGGCAGCCTCTGATGGCTCAGCCATCATAGTCCACAACGAGGGAAACGTGGCGAGACTATCACTCATGGACACACACATCCTGGTCTTTGGGATAGATAAACTGGTCCCTGAGATCGAGGATGCTATCTCTGTGGTAAAACTGGAGACAGCCTATGCCACAGGTACCCGGGTGCCCTCCTACATCAATGTGATCTCAGGACCCTCAAAGACCGCGGATATAGAGAAGATGCTCCTGCGGGGTATGTACGGTGCATCAAGGGTCATAGCAGTTGCAGTTGACAACGGGAGATCCACAGCGTACCCTGAGGCCCTCCTCTGCATAGGCTGCGGCAGCTGTATAGTCAGCTGTCCTGTCTACAACACAGTCGGGAACAGATTCGGATACCGGGGCTACCTGGGGGGCCGTGGAGTTGTTATGAGCAGCTTCATTGAGGGCAGGGAAGCTGCAGCCGAATCTGGCCTCTACATGTGCACCCTCTGCGGCCTGTGCACCGAGAAGTGCCCGGTGGAAACACCCACAGCTGAAATGATGGAGAGGCTCAGGGGTGAGTGTGTTGCCGCTGGTATGGGGCACCCCAAACATCTGAGGATAGCCGGGAGGATACTCAGGAGGGGTTCACCCCTCTGA
- a CDS encoding (5-formylfuran-3-yl)methyl phosphate synthase — protein MLLLISPINTEEALEAIEGGADIVDVKNPAEGSLGANFPWVIRRVREMTPDDMLVSATLGDVPYKPGTVSLAAMGALVSGADYIKVGLYGTRNYDEAVDVMKNVVRTVKDQSDAIVVAAGYADAHRVGAVEPMEIPLVAADSGADLAMLDTAVKDGKTLFDFMDMEKLEAFVSAARDHGLKSALAGSVGREHLKPLHDIGCDVVGIRGAACVGGDRNTGRIHRDAVRELKELLESF, from the coding sequence TTGCTTCTATTGATAAGTCCAATTAACACTGAGGAGGCACTAGAAGCCATAGAAGGCGGTGCAGACATAGTCGATGTTAAGAACCCTGCAGAGGGATCCCTCGGAGCAAACTTTCCATGGGTAATCCGCAGGGTCAGGGAGATGACACCTGATGACATGCTTGTAAGCGCGACACTGGGGGATGTGCCCTACAAGCCAGGCACGGTATCCCTTGCAGCCATGGGGGCCCTGGTATCAGGGGCTGACTACATAAAGGTTGGTCTATACGGAACCAGGAACTATGATGAGGCAGTTGACGTCATGAAGAACGTTGTGAGGACGGTTAAGGACCAGTCAGACGCAATCGTGGTTGCAGCCGGCTACGCTGATGCTCACCGTGTTGGCGCTGTTGAACCAATGGAGATACCCCTCGTTGCGGCTGATTCCGGCGCGGATCTTGCAATGCTTGACACCGCAGTGAAGGACGGTAAAACACTCTTTGACTTCATGGATATGGAGAAACTGGAGGCCTTTGTATCAGCTGCCCGGGACCATGGACTTAAGTCAGCCCTGGCAGGATCAGTTGGCAGGGAACACCTAAAACCCCTCCATGACATCGGCTGCGACGTTGTCGGCATAAGGGGTGCTGCATGTGTTGGCGGAGACCGCAACACTGGCAGGATTCACAGGGATGCTGTGAGGGAACTCAAGGAACTCCTGGAAAGCTTCTAA
- the guaB gene encoding IMP dehydrogenase encodes MYMKKLTEAETGYTFDDFLLLPQASYVEPRDVETVGRVSRNIELKIPVISSAMDTVTEYEMAIAMAQEGGMGVIHRNMSIRDQVEQVKKVKRSGDITIRDVITISPDSTLREAHEIMDQEEISGLPVVEDGVLIGIISRRDIEPIFNSEADRKVDQVMTRDVVTVDESITPSEALDIAYENKVERLPVVKDGRIVGILTMKDILERKRYPHASRDSEGYLRVAAATGPFDLERARALDEAGADVLAIDSAHGHNMNLVKSAGAMKKEVDADLIVGNIATREAAEDLIAQDVDGLKVGIGPGSMCTTRIIAGVGVPQLTAIAEVADVAAEYGVPVIADGGIRYSGDIAKAVAVGADCVMLGNLLAGTYEAPGDVVVMNGRKYKQYRGMGSLGAMTGGIGAGTDRYFQEPRGHMKHTKVVPEGVEGVVPYRGTVSEVLFQLIGGLRASMGYCGAADLNEMKERAKLVRITSSGIKESHPHDLLITNESPNYPTLK; translated from the coding sequence ATGTACATGAAAAAATTAACTGAAGCAGAAACAGGTTACACATTTGATGATTTTCTCCTCCTTCCCCAGGCATCATATGTGGAACCCAGGGACGTGGAGACCGTCGGCAGGGTATCAAGGAACATAGAACTCAAGATACCCGTAATCAGCTCCGCCATGGACACGGTCACAGAGTATGAAATGGCCATTGCCATGGCACAGGAGGGTGGAATGGGGGTTATCCACCGGAACATGAGCATCAGGGACCAGGTCGAACAGGTGAAGAAGGTTAAGAGATCAGGGGACATCACCATAAGGGACGTTATAACAATATCCCCAGACTCAACCCTGCGGGAGGCCCATGAGATCATGGACCAGGAGGAGATAAGCGGTCTCCCGGTGGTTGAGGACGGTGTGCTCATAGGTATAATAAGCCGCAGGGACATTGAACCCATCTTCAACTCAGAGGCAGACAGGAAGGTTGACCAGGTCATGACAAGGGACGTCGTAACCGTGGACGAATCCATAACCCCCAGTGAGGCCCTTGACATAGCCTACGAGAACAAGGTCGAAAGGCTCCCGGTTGTGAAGGATGGAAGGATCGTCGGCATACTCACCATGAAGGATATACTGGAGCGCAAGAGGTACCCCCATGCATCCAGGGACAGTGAGGGCTACCTGAGGGTGGCGGCTGCAACCGGCCCCTTTGACCTTGAAAGGGCCAGGGCACTGGATGAGGCTGGTGCGGATGTGCTGGCAATCGACAGCGCCCATGGACACAACATGAACCTTGTGAAGAGTGCCGGGGCAATGAAGAAGGAGGTAGATGCTGACCTCATAGTAGGTAACATAGCAACCAGGGAGGCTGCAGAGGACCTCATTGCACAGGACGTGGACGGCCTCAAGGTGGGGATAGGTCCTGGTTCAATGTGCACAACAAGGATAATAGCAGGTGTTGGTGTCCCTCAGCTCACAGCCATAGCAGAGGTGGCTGATGTTGCCGCAGAATATGGAGTGCCTGTTATCGCCGATGGTGGTATAAGGTACTCAGGGGACATTGCAAAGGCGGTGGCGGTTGGCGCTGACTGTGTGATGCTGGGCAACCTCCTGGCGGGTACCTATGAGGCCCCCGGAGATGTTGTGGTGATGAACGGACGTAAATACAAACAGTACCGTGGAATGGGGTCCCTGGGTGCAATGACAGGTGGTATAGGTGCAGGTACCGACAGGTACTTCCAGGAACCCAGGGGGCACATGAAGCACACCAAGGTGGTGCCTGAGGGCGTTGAGGGTGTTGTACCCTACAGGGGCACGGTAAGTGAAGTTCTATTCCAGCTCATAGGTGGTCTGAGGGCATCCATGGGATACTGCGGCGCAGCTGACCTTAACGAGATGAAGGAAAGGGCTAAGCTGGTAAGGATAACATCAAGCGGTATCAAGGAGAGCCACCCCCATGACCTCCTGATAACCAATGAGAGCCCCAACTATCCGACCCTCAAATAA
- a CDS encoding molybdenum cofactor guanylyltransferase, whose amino-acid sequence MSELDSAAVLCGGRGRRMGSDKGLLLMDDRPFIEIITVKLLGHFSEVLVVLRDTQQARAYRGVLDDRVRILTDELPGTGPLGGIYTALGSISGDAALFLPCDAPLVTDEFLLNVKECFRRLGGSCDALVPWGDDGPEPLHAVYSARVRGTVEALLSRNKRKVGTLIESINSCRIAAISLDPTLQSFRNFNRPEDLRI is encoded by the coding sequence ATGAGTGAACTTGACTCTGCGGCTGTCCTCTGCGGTGGCAGGGGAAGGCGGATGGGCTCAGATAAGGGACTTCTTCTGATGGATGATCGGCCCTTCATAGAGATCATAACCGTGAAACTGCTGGGACATTTCAGTGAGGTACTTGTGGTTCTACGTGACACTCAACAGGCCCGGGCCTACAGGGGCGTACTTGATGACCGTGTGAGGATCCTGACGGATGAGCTGCCTGGCACAGGACCCCTTGGAGGCATATACACGGCACTGGGGAGTATATCAGGGGACGCTGCGCTTTTCCTTCCCTGTGACGCACCCCTCGTTACAGATGAGTTCCTGCTGAACGTGAAGGAGTGCTTCCGGAGGCTTGGCGGGTCCTGTGACGCCCTCGTGCCCTGGGGGGATGATGGACCAGAACCCCTCCATGCTGTGTACTCTGCCCGGGTGAGGGGGACCGTGGAGGCGCTTCTATCCAGAAATAAAAGGAAGGTGGGGACTCTAATTGAATCCATTAACTCCTGCCGCATAGCCGCCATCAGCCTGGATCCGACACTTCAGAGCTTCAGGAACTTCAACCGCCCGGAGGATCTCAGGATCTGA
- a CDS encoding pseudomurein-binding repeat-containing protein: MERLTLEQYREMVSEIIEFKNLYGSLPEYALVDGKKIHKEHYIDMIERVNKFVLEMGRNPRTVDIRS, encoded by the coding sequence ATGGAAAGGTTGACCCTAGAGCAGTATAGGGAAATGGTCAGTGAGATAATTGAGTTTAAGAATCTATACGGGTCTTTACCGGAATATGCTCTTGTCGATGGGAAGAAAATCCATAAAGAACACTACATCGACATGATTGAGCGTGTAAACAAGTTTGTTCTTGAGATGGGACGGAATCCGCGCACAGTTGATATCAGATCCTGA
- the cbiT gene encoding precorrin-6Y C5,15-methyltransferase (decarboxylating) subunit CbiT, which yields MIPDDEFIKNPAVPGPTAMEVRCLIMCLAEPGKNDVAVDVGCGTGGVTLELAGRVGRVYAIDRNPEAIKTTEMNLQRHGLGDNVTLMEGDAPEALMEVPEIDIAVVGGSGGELRKILGTIKDKLKPGGRIIVTAILLETKFEAMDCLRDLGFDVNITELNITRGRALDRGTMMVSRNPVALIYTGVSHENKN from the coding sequence TTGATACCCGACGATGAGTTCATAAAGAACCCTGCAGTGCCTGGCCCAACAGCCATGGAGGTGAGATGCCTCATCATGTGCCTTGCAGAGCCCGGTAAAAATGATGTTGCCGTTGATGTGGGCTGTGGAACCGGTGGAGTGACCCTCGAACTTGCAGGGAGGGTCGGGAGGGTCTATGCAATCGACAGGAACCCTGAAGCCATCAAAACAACTGAGATGAACCTCCAGAGGCATGGCCTTGGAGATAATGTAACACTGATGGAGGGTGATGCCCCTGAGGCCCTCATGGAGGTCCCTGAAATTGACATTGCAGTTGTTGGTGGAAGTGGGGGTGAGCTCAGGAAGATCCTTGGGACTATAAAGGATAAATTGAAGCCAGGTGGGAGGATAATCGTGACAGCAATACTCCTTGAGACGAAGTTTGAGGCAATGGATTGCCTCAGGGACCTTGGATTTGATGTGAACATCACAGAACTCAACATAACCCGGGGTCGTGCACTTGATAGGGGCACCATGATGGTCTCAAGGAACCCGGTTGCATTGATATACACGGGGGTATCCCATGAAAACAAAAATTAA